From Candidatus Vondammii sp. HM_W22, one genomic window encodes:
- a CDS encoding ATP-binding protein: protein MNRTRGLPGIIEFHGPSGFGKSTAAAHVAMRLSAYFVMAQSNWTKKAFLLAILEDMRIVPLKTIPELVKQIAQQLSLSQRPLIIDEAGLLLDREGGANLIKDLYEASQGTLMLIGEELLPNRIQRWERLDGRVLDWVPAQGRCPVVNPHLCQRH, encoded by the coding sequence TTGAACCGCACGCGTGGTTTGCCTGGGATCATCGAGTTTCACGGCCCCAGCGGTTTCGGAAAATCAACCGCAGCAGCACATGTTGCCATGCGCCTGTCTGCATATTTCGTAATGGCACAGTCAAACTGGACAAAAAAAGCGTTCCTACTGGCCATCCTTGAGGACATGCGCATCGTCCCATTAAAGACCATCCCTGAACTCGTAAAGCAAATCGCCCAGCAACTCTCACTCTCACAGCGCCCCCTCATTATTGACGAGGCCGGGCTGTTGCTCGACCGGGAAGGCGGGGCAAACCTGATCAAGGATCTCTACGAGGCATCCCAAGGCACCTTGATGCTGATCGGTGAAGAGCTGCTACCCAACAGAATCCAGCGCTGGGAGCGCTTGGACGGGCGGGTGCTCGACTGGGTGCCCGCACAAGGCAGATGCCCGGTTGTTAATCCGCATCTATGCCAACGGCATTGA
- a CDS encoding XRE family transcriptional regulator, with translation MTPLLKSNKWLKALRKACEETSQSKVAARLRQPDGFPSPTVINQVLNDKYPGRKERLQALVEGVYMNRTVDCPVLGTIKTDLCIDHQSRSFSTHNPLLVQLYRACRDGCPETRIAKD, from the coding sequence ATGACACCCCTTCTAAAGAGCAACAAATGGCTGAAAGCGCTACGCAAAGCCTGTGAAGAGACATCCCAAAGCAAGGTTGCAGCACGGTTGCGCCAGCCCGATGGATTTCCCTCTCCAACGGTGATTAACCAAGTATTAAATGACAAATATCCCGGGCGTAAAGAGCGCCTGCAAGCCCTGGTCGAGGGCGTGTACATGAACCGCACAGTTGATTGTCCCGTGTTGGGAACGATCAAAACGGATCTCTGTATTGACCATCAGAGTCGATCATTTTCCACACACAACCCACTTCTGGTACAGCTCTATCGTGCATGTCGAGACGGCTGCCCCGAGACTCGAATAGCAAAGGATTGA
- a CDS encoding DUF3164 family protein — MISPIPEGYRLNAQGHLVPEEVIAEIDRDRDALVAEIFQAANQLRTSMTAFKAQAMGDVSAFIELAGEKYGAKIGGQKGNISLTSYDGSKKVMIAVGETIAFNESLQIAKALIDECIHEWTADSGTELKALVEHAFQTDKEGEINTGRILGLTRLAIEHDKWKQAMQAIKESLMVVATKTYIRLYTRPSRDRKFQQLSLDIASL; from the coding sequence ATGATCAGCCCTATTCCAGAAGGTTACCGCCTCAACGCCCAAGGGCACCTGGTGCCGGAAGAGGTCATTGCAGAGATCGACAGAGATCGTGACGCCCTGGTTGCCGAGATCTTCCAAGCCGCCAACCAGCTGCGCACATCGATGACCGCATTCAAAGCCCAGGCGATGGGTGATGTCAGCGCATTCATCGAGCTGGCAGGTGAGAAGTATGGCGCAAAAATCGGAGGGCAAAAGGGCAACATCAGCTTAACCTCATACGATGGCAGCAAAAAGGTAATGATCGCTGTCGGTGAGACCATCGCCTTCAATGAGTCCCTGCAGATCGCCAAAGCCCTCATTGATGAGTGTATCCATGAATGGACAGCAGACTCAGGCACTGAACTGAAGGCATTGGTTGAACACGCCTTTCAGACCGACAAAGAGGGAGAGATCAATACAGGCCGCATCCTCGGCCTCACGCGCCTGGCAATCGAACACGACAAATGGAAACAGGCCATGCAGGCAATCAAAGAGAGCCTGATGGTAGTGGCCACCAAAACCTACATCCGCCTCTACACCCGGCCCAGCCGCGACCGGAAATTTCAGCAGTTAAGTCTCGATATCGCCTCACTCTAA
- a CDS encoding phage protein GemA/Gp16 family protein — MNRNTLIKLVHVGARKLFNNEDARREWQFAHTGHTSCKAMSNADMERLVTELRRKQALEPRRPPKRAGRVPFNRSNYMNKIEAQLASMGLSWQYAERIAYQVTGGNGNKPNTSPGIKRLEWVRKAEHFRAIIAALDVEQKKRGLLASVEELLKQLGKEMTYVETIVPEHMSGKWNRNRAWLRHIVEALKSEYNASQGDVPSRQFKEHKGDAKGLTFPPEIEP; from the coding sequence TTGAACCGTAATACTTTAATTAAACTCGTCCATGTCGGTGCCAGAAAGCTCTTCAATAATGAAGACGCCAGGCGCGAGTGGCAGTTTGCACACACCGGGCACACTAGCTGCAAAGCGATGAGCAATGCGGATATGGAGCGACTGGTCACCGAACTACGCAGGAAACAGGCCCTGGAGCCCCGCAGGCCACCCAAGCGCGCCGGTCGCGTGCCCTTCAATCGATCCAACTACATGAACAAGATCGAAGCCCAGCTCGCTTCCATGGGGCTTAGCTGGCAATACGCAGAGCGCATTGCATACCAAGTCACCGGCGGCAATGGCAACAAGCCCAATACCAGCCCAGGCATCAAACGCCTGGAGTGGGTACGCAAAGCCGAACACTTTCGCGCCATTATCGCCGCCCTTGACGTCGAGCAGAAAAAGCGCGGCCTCCTCGCCAGTGTCGAGGAGCTTCTGAAGCAGCTTGGCAAAGAGATGACCTACGTCGAAACGATCGTGCCAGAGCATATGAGCGGCAAATGGAACCGCAACCGTGCCTGGCTCCGGCATATCGTCGAAGCTTTAAAGAGTGAATACAACGCCAGCCAGGGAGATGTACCAAGCAGGCAATTTAAAGAGCATAAAGGAGACGCTAAAGGGTTGACCTTTCCCCCAGAAATAGAGCCATGA
- a CDS encoding sulfite exporter TauE/SafE family protein, with amino-acid sequence MEFTYALAFTTGIMGTFHCLGMCGGLASGFFAGHGSRQGLCFQVTYHGTRIAVYVVFGVLGALIGRVLVQAGIVGKGQGILMIITGTTILLIGLWLSELIPGFKPTRCSKGCTTPLAVRFGHFKKPGKYLPSLAGMLNGLVPCSLLFSMGVKAVATADPLRAGLLMLCFGLGTLPTMALVTTVGAVIGEKSRGVFAKLTGLIVVLLGAWTLYEGLIFYDIMRGLAN; translated from the coding sequence ATGGAATTCACCTACGCTCTCGCTTTCACCACCGGCATCATGGGCACCTTTCACTGCCTCGGCATGTGCGGCGGACTGGCATCCGGCTTTTTTGCCGGCCACGGCTCACGCCAGGGCCTGTGCTTCCAAGTGACTTATCACGGCACACGCATTGCCGTCTATGTGGTATTCGGCGTACTTGGCGCCCTGATCGGCCGGGTGCTGGTACAGGCCGGCATCGTCGGCAAAGGCCAGGGGATTCTGATGATCATCACTGGAACAACCATTCTGCTGATCGGCCTCTGGCTCTCAGAACTGATTCCAGGATTTAAGCCAACAAGGTGCAGCAAAGGTTGCACCACACCCCTTGCCGTCCGTTTTGGTCACTTTAAAAAACCGGGTAAATACCTGCCGAGTCTAGCCGGCATGCTCAACGGACTCGTGCCCTGCAGCCTGCTCTTCTCGATGGGAGTAAAGGCAGTGGCTACCGCCGATCCACTACGCGCCGGGCTGCTGATGCTCTGTTTCGGTCTGGGAACACTGCCTACCATGGCGCTGGTCACCACCGTTGGAGCCGTTATTGGCGAAAAAAGCCGGGGGGTTTTTGCCAAACTCACGGGACTGATAGTGGTACTGCTGGGTGCCTGGACACTCTACGAAGGGCTGATTTTTTACGACATCATGCGGGGACTGGCTAACTAA
- a CDS encoding TlpA family protein disulfide reductase yields MKQILFLITLILSLALTGCGEEQQQLSNGQPAPGFELDRLETGCLNFPGDLKGKVVAIRYWADWCPFCESEMTLLEPVYRKYKDQGLVVLAINVRQDRATAEKFIRKLNISYDTLLDIEGKVARGYGVMGLPTTFFIERDGRLKSRILGESTPEVFEQIILEML; encoded by the coding sequence ATGAAACAGATACTCTTTCTCATCACCCTCATACTCTCCTTGGCGCTCACAGGCTGCGGCGAAGAGCAGCAGCAACTGAGCAACGGGCAGCCCGCACCCGGCTTTGAACTCGATAGACTGGAAACAGGGTGCCTCAATTTCCCTGGCGACCTGAAGGGCAAAGTCGTGGCAATCCGCTACTGGGCCGACTGGTGTCCCTTCTGCGAAAGTGAGATGACCTTGCTCGAACCCGTCTACCGGAAGTATAAGGATCAGGGACTAGTGGTCCTAGCCATCAATGTACGGCAGGACCGGGCCACGGCAGAAAAATTTATCCGCAAGCTGAATATCTCATACGACACTTTGTTGGATATTGAGGGAAAGGTTGCCCGAGGGTATGGCGTCATGGGGCTCCCCACCACCTTTTTTATCGAGCGTGATGGCCGGTTGAAGTCGCGCATTCTGGGCGAGTCCACCCCCGAAGTGTTCGAGCAGATCATCCTGGAGATGCTGTGA
- a CDS encoding ABC transporter ATP-binding protein: MKRIQLKQIKKAFNQGQPNEFWAIRGVDITINPHQATVLRGPSGSGKTTLLSMIGCLSRPTSGRIELGDRTFSGLPERFMTEIRRSTFGFIFQQFNLIKGLTVLENIMLPAYPLGLDHGELKQSAMKLLKQFGLETKAPSKVEWLSGGEAQRAAICRAMINDPEILIADEPTANLDTKLSREFMKIIQELLNEGKTVLLTSHDPEVFNSPVINRVIDIRDGLVVEE; the protein is encoded by the coding sequence GTGAAACGAATCCAGCTAAAGCAGATAAAAAAGGCCTTCAACCAGGGCCAGCCCAATGAATTCTGGGCTATTCGTGGGGTGGACATAACGATAAACCCCCACCAGGCAACCGTCCTCAGAGGTCCAAGCGGATCGGGAAAAACCACCCTGTTGTCGATGATCGGCTGTCTCTCGCGCCCCACTTCCGGCCGCATTGAGCTGGGTGACCGTACCTTCTCGGGGCTGCCCGAACGTTTTATGACAGAGATAAGGCGCAGTACCTTCGGCTTTATTTTCCAGCAGTTCAACCTGATCAAAGGGCTCACGGTACTGGAGAACATCATGCTCCCGGCCTACCCTCTCGGACTTGACCACGGCGAGCTGAAGCAGAGCGCCATGAAGCTGCTGAAGCAGTTCGGCCTGGAGACCAAGGCGCCCTCAAAAGTGGAGTGGCTCTCCGGGGGCGAGGCTCAGCGGGCCGCTATTTGCCGTGCCATGATCAATGACCCTGAAATCCTGATCGCCGACGAACCCACTGCCAATCTGGATACCAAACTCTCCAGAGAGTTCATGAAGATAATCCAGGAGCTGCTGAATGAAGGCAAGACGGTCCTGCTCACCAGCCATGACCCCGAAGTGTTCAACTCGCCTGTCATTAACCGGGTGATCGATATCCGCGACGGATTGGTCGTGGAGGAGTAA
- a CDS encoding ABC transporter permease yields the protein MKAFLLKQKYLIDFTLSSLLRRPGKNLGLLLVYTLIVFMLASVMLFTHALRSEAVAVLENSPEIIIQRMVAGRHDLIPASYLDKIGRIRGVIGKHGRLWGYFYDPAVKANYTLMVPRDRELKASEIVIGSAIARTRGLSIGDILSFRSADSRTFSFKVVDTLPADSELVSADLILLSEQQFRDFFSIPEGYYTDLVLRVRNQKETRKVAEKLTVKLPDTRPILREEIIRTYDSIFSWRQGIVFVLMVGAILAFVIFAWDKASGLSAEERKEIGILKAIGWETSDVIRMKFWEGSIISLAAFLLGYLLAYLHVFYASAGLFEPVLKGWAVLYPQFQPAPYVDGLQVATLFFFTVFPYTVATIIPIWQAAITDPDSVMR from the coding sequence ATGAAAGCATTTCTTCTCAAGCAGAAATATCTGATTGATTTCACTCTCTCATCACTGCTGCGCAGACCAGGCAAAAATCTGGGATTGCTGCTGGTCTATACCCTGATCGTCTTTATGCTTGCGTCAGTGATGCTGTTCACTCATGCGCTACGCAGTGAAGCTGTGGCAGTGCTGGAAAACTCACCTGAGATCATCATCCAGCGCATGGTGGCCGGACGTCACGATCTAATCCCGGCGAGCTATCTGGATAAGATTGGGCGAATCAGAGGGGTGATCGGGAAGCACGGCAGACTATGGGGCTATTTTTATGACCCGGCGGTAAAAGCCAATTACACTTTGATGGTCCCCAGAGACCGGGAACTCAAGGCGAGTGAAATCGTTATCGGATCGGCCATCGCCCGCACCCGTGGACTCAGTATCGGCGATATCCTCAGCTTCCGCTCCGCCGACAGCCGCACTTTTTCATTCAAAGTGGTGGATACCCTCCCAGCCGATTCCGAGCTGGTGAGTGCCGACCTGATACTGCTCTCGGAGCAGCAGTTTCGTGACTTCTTCTCTATTCCTGAGGGGTACTACACCGATTTGGTACTGCGGGTGCGCAACCAGAAAGAAACGCGTAAAGTGGCTGAGAAGCTGACCGTCAAACTGCCGGACACCCGCCCCATCTTGCGGGAAGAGATCATCCGTACCTATGACAGCATCTTCTCCTGGCGCCAGGGCATTGTCTTTGTGCTGATGGTCGGTGCCATTCTCGCCTTTGTCATCTTCGCCTGGGACAAAGCATCCGGCCTGAGCGCTGAAGAGCGTAAGGAGATCGGCATACTCAAGGCAATCGGCTGGGAGACATCGGATGTCATCCGGATGAAATTCTGGGAGGGGTCCATTATCTCCCTCGCCGCATTCCTACTGGGGTATCTGCTCGCCTACCTTCACGTCTTTTACGCTTCAGCCGGTCTGTTTGAACCGGTGCTGAAGGGATGGGCCGTGCTCTATCCTCAGTTTCAGCCTGCCCCTTATGTCGATGGTTTACAGGTCGCCACCCTCTTCTTCTTCACCGTCTTTCCCTATACGGTGGCCACCATTATTCCCATCTGGCAGGCGGCAATTACCGATCCTGACAGCGTAATGCGCTAG
- a CDS encoding nitrous oxide reductase accessory protein NosL — MIKYLTLATLLLLSTSLNAETLDIPAPGLKDTCPVCGMFVAKYPEWIATVLYKDGHAHHFDGAKDLFKYLLDLPKWALGHRAEDMQTIGVTEYYGLTRIPARDAVYVIGSDVLGPMGHELVPLETREDAEEFISDHAGKRILTFQEVTRSLLINLDNGVFE; from the coding sequence ATGATCAAATACCTCACACTGGCCACACTCCTCCTGCTCTCCACGAGTCTGAATGCAGAGACACTGGATATTCCAGCGCCCGGATTGAAGGACACCTGCCCCGTTTGCGGTATGTTTGTAGCCAAGTACCCGGAGTGGATAGCCACCGTTCTCTACAAGGATGGCCATGCTCACCATTTTGACGGTGCCAAAGACCTGTTCAAATACCTGTTGGATCTACCCAAATGGGCACTAGGCCACCGTGCTGAAGATATGCAGACCATTGGCGTCACTGAATATTATGGTCTCACCCGCATCCCTGCCCGTGACGCCGTCTACGTCATCGGCTCAGATGTCCTCGGCCCTATGGGGCATGAACTGGTGCCTCTTGAAACCAGAGAAGATGCCGAAGAATTCATCAGTGACCATGCCGGCAAACGTATCCTTACATTCCAAGAAGTTACCCGCTCGCTGTTGATTAACCTGGATAACGGCGTTTTTGAATAG
- a CDS encoding nitrous oxide reductase accessory protein NosL has translation MSDKPTMDRRLAMKMLAATGITGFSAASLAANKSIGAMVPGVGWVTASGEKGEHDGTPLQFMPKNPPDDKPLEDELKKYPRCPYCGMSRKQWHHSRHLVQYDDGLVDGTCSIHCLAISLSLNLDRGPKAIYAADFGSSAAIKPLVEVDSATYLIGAKLKGTMTMNSKMAFASADAAKATQAAKGGELANFDGALTQAYAGMAKDTMGIRKRRLERRKKMMKKMMMQKNKG, from the coding sequence ATGAGTGACAAACCAACCATGGATCGCCGCCTGGCGATGAAAATGCTGGCAGCAACCGGTATCACCGGATTCAGCGCCGCCAGCTTGGCTGCGAACAAAAGTATCGGCGCTATGGTTCCCGGTGTCGGTTGGGTCACTGCCTCCGGGGAAAAAGGAGAACATGACGGAACACCGCTCCAGTTCATGCCGAAGAACCCACCAGACGATAAACCTCTGGAAGACGAGCTGAAAAAATATCCCCGCTGCCCCTACTGCGGCATGAGCCGGAAGCAGTGGCATCACAGCCGTCATCTGGTGCAGTATGATGATGGCTTGGTGGATGGCACCTGCTCCATTCATTGCCTTGCCATCAGCCTTTCACTCAACCTCGACCGGGGTCCAAAGGCGATCTATGCTGCCGACTTTGGCTCCAGCGCAGCAATAAAGCCTTTGGTTGAAGTGGATAGTGCGACTTATCTCATCGGTGCAAAACTCAAAGGCACCATGACCATGAACAGCAAAATGGCATTTGCCAGTGCAGATGCCGCCAAAGCCACGCAGGCTGCAAAAGGCGGTGAGTTGGCCAACTTCGATGGCGCCCTGACCCAAGCTTATGCAGGCATGGCAAAAGATACTATGGGCATTCGCAAACGCCGTTTGGAACGCCGTAAGAAAATGATGAAAAAGATGATGATGCAGAAGAATAAAGGCTGA